From the genome of Anopheles moucheti chromosome 3, idAnoMoucSN_F20_07, whole genome shotgun sequence, one region includes:
- the LOC128304659 gene encoding intraflagellar transport protein 46 homolog, which produces MDLYDEMYEIKNGREIDDSPPPDLDVSGSLQFINQEDDEDDEDEEDHPDGREQRKESFNESHPMSLLEEGTKVGRTAGAEPNSKREQLRKNDSLTDSSASMSDDEKEPIKKLVEEKEFNPKLYENIDAPGEVKDLFQYISRYTPQRIAIEFKLKIFIPEFIPAVGDIDAFLKVCPPEPVSEKKSKKLNGHIQNLGLMILDEPCGDQSDSVLLQMKLRSIFTKPIETPSAIVRSARDIDRWITEIQALRASQSIQSVNAHKQPIVNIDSLMSEWPEEMERTLDTLGFPSAKLDCSLTSYIKIICNMFDIPLPASGNQADYIYALYNLFNLFLAIKQQNSL; this is translated from the exons ATGGATTTGTATGACGAAATgtacgaaattaaaaatggCCGCGAGATTGACGACAGTCCGCCGCCGGATCTGGACGTTTCCGGTTCGCTGCAGTTCATCAACCAGGAGgacgacgaagacgacgaggacgaggaagatCATCCGGATGGACGTGAGCAGAGGAAG GAAAGCTTCAATGAAAGCCATCCGATGAGTTTACTGGAGGAAGGCACCAAAGTGGGCCGTACTGCTGGAGCTG AGCCGAACTCGAAACGTGAACAGCTGCGTAAGAACGATTCCCTTACAGACAGCAGTGCCAGCATGTCGGACGACGAGAAGGAACCGATCAAGAAGCTGGTCGAGGAGAAGGAATTTAATCCGAAGCTGTACGAAAACATCGACGCACCGGGCGAGGTGAAGGATCTGTTCCAGTACATCTCGCGCTACACGCCGCAGCGGATCGCGATCGAGTTTAAGCTGAAAATATTCATACCGGAGTTCATCCCGGCCGTCGGTGATATTGATGCGTTTCTGAAAGTTTGCCCACCCGAGCCGGTGAGCGAGAAGAAAAGCAAGAAATTAAATGGACATATTCAAAATTTGGGACTAATG ATACTGGATGAACCGTGCGGCGATCAGAGTGATAGTGTGCTGTTGCAAATGAAGTTACGATCGATCTTTACTAAACCGATCGAAACACCGTCCGCGATCGTGCGCAGTGCCCGGGACATTGATCGCTGGATAACCGAGATACAGGCACTGCGTGCAAGCCAATCGATCCAGAGCGTCAATGCACATAAGCAACCGATCGTCAACATTGACAGCTTGATGTCCGAATGGCCGGAAGAGATGGAACGGACGCTCGATACGCTGGGCTTTCCATCGGCCAAGCTGGATTGCAGTTTGACGAGCTATATAAAGATCATATGCAACATGTTCGACATACCGCTACCGGCCAGTGGGAATCAGGCCGATTACATCTACGCACTGTACAATCTGTTCAATCTGTTTCTGGCCATAAAGCAGCAGAACAGCTTATAG
- the LOC128301656 gene encoding cell division control protein 6 homolog, translating into MHRRTRLSLRSSSINDKENDNEQAKLQTTPRKRRSPAPAVTAKVEELEEECVVISPKKAARGLKRLSDVHDAEELEQDSQQDSGKLPEREKEYDELVAYVERVLSSDGSGSLYISGPPGTGKTATLQRILSHQSFAKKLKPVYINCTSIKSVGSIYKKISEELALKVSGSTEKAYQAAIEAYLHRKHKTIMLVLDEIDQLSSSKQTILYSIFEWPARPTSRLILIGIANALDLTDRLLARLQARCELKPHLIQFLPYTKQQIVTILKSCLEETNSLERFPEAALGLLAAKVASTSGDIRRALFIARRLVESAKKEDRKTNSSTATVVTVGQVMTVLKQVYGASQSLGNDLEEGFPLQQKLLICSLMLLLKHGKNRDITVGKLHDVYKTICTKRNIQAVDQTEFTGLCSLVETRGIVRLQGKKEPRMHRVCLQWDEEEVSSALNDKQLITSIISDVSCLGK; encoded by the exons ATGCATCGTCGAACGCGTCTCAGTTTGCGGTCCTCCTCGATCAACGATAAGGAAAACGACAATGAGCAGGCAAAGCTACAAACGACGCCTCGAAAGCGTCGAtcaccggcaccggcagtCACAGCAAAAGTGGAAGAACTGGAAGAAGAGTGCGTTGTGATTTCGCCGAAAAAAGCTGCCCGCGGTCTCAAACGGTTGTCGGATGTGCACGATGCAGAAGAGTTGGAACAGGATTCACAACAGGATTCGGGTAAATTACCCGAACGAGAGAAAGAATACGACGAGCTGGTGGCCTACGTCGAAAGGGTATTAAGCTCCGATGGATCCGGCAGTTTGTACATAAG CGGTCCACCGGGAACGGGCAAAACGGCCACACTCCAGCGGATACTGAGTCACCAGTCGTTTGCAAAGAAATTAAAGCCTGTGTACATCAACTGCACGTCGATCAAGAGCGTCGGTAGCATATACAAGAAGATCTCAGAGGAACTAGCTTTGAAGGTGAGCGGAAGCACGGAGAAGGCATACCAGGCCGCAATTGAGGCATACCTGCACCGGAAGCATAAAACTATAATGCTGGTGCTGGACGAAATCGATCAACTGTCCAGCAGCAAGCAAACGATCCTTTACAGCatcttcgagtggccagcacGGCCAACGTCTCGGCTCATTCTGATCGGTATTGCCAATGCGCTTGATCTCACCGATCGTTTACTCGCCCGGTTGCAGGCTCGCTGTGAACTGAAGCCTCACCTTATCCAGTTCCTACCGTACACGAAGCAACAGATCGTGACCATCCTGAAGTCCTGCCTGGAAGAAACCAATTCATTGGAACGCTTTCCAGAAGCGGCTCTCGGTTTGCTCGCAGCCAAAGTAGCGTCCACGTCGGGTGACATTCGCCGAGCATTGTTCATCGCACGGCGCTTGGTTGAGAGCGCGAAGAAAGAGGACCGTAAGACGAATTCCAGCACCGCAACCGTGGTCACCGTGGGACAGGTGATGACGGTGCTAAAGCAAGTGTACGGTGCATCCCAGTCGCTTGGCAACGATCTCGAGGAAGGATTCCCACTGCAGCAGAAGCTGCTCATCTGTtcgctgatgttgttgctgaaGCACGGTAAAAACAGAGACATCACCGTGGGGAAACTGCACGACGTGTACAAAACGATCTGCACCAAGCGAAACATACAGGCGGTGGATCAAACGGAGTTTACTGGTCTGTGCTCGCTGGTGGAGACGCGCGGTATTGTGCGATTGCAGGGCAAGAAGGAACCACGTATGCATCGGGTATGTTTGCAGTGGGACGAGGAGGAGGTCAGCTCAGCCCTGAACGATAAACAGCTCATTACGAGCATCATTAGTGATGTTTCCTGTTTAGGAAAGTAG
- the LOC128305940 gene encoding acetyl-CoA carboxylase encodes MIYLAVAGVILFAYLFLYDWWTSYGFRKASNKPIGIVAHGTVHKPIDVSVATAPETERACDTTAADGCDTEPPIGAPVLTNGNATAEDQPLVANVGATVDQLTQHLKQVSLTNANFLYDRPQPRRQQKQKRLNRPQDRPCLINGQQEQSSGTSPVDTNDNHIKMDGPSESAAVPNSAENSSAGKERASFIVGEEDSQLDDELEANDAFPQTMENGGLRSCSSYEMNLTEKRRRLRPSMSHGTGLGLQRGQERDFVLSTTEEFVKKFNGTRVINKVLIANNGIAAVKCMRSIRRWSYEMFKNERAVRFVVMVTPEDLKANAEYIKMADHYVPVPGGSNNNNYANVELIVDIALRTQVQAVWAGWGHASENPKLPELLHKKSLVFLGPPERAMWALGDKVASSIVAQTAEIPTLPWSGSELKAQYSGKKIKISSELFARGCVTTSDQGLIAAGKIGFPVMIKASEGGGGKGIRRVDSPDEFPALFRQVQAEVPGSPIFVMKLARGARHLEVQLLADQYGNAISLFGRDCSIQRRHQKIIEEAPAVIADPAVFEEMEKAAVRLAKMVGYVSAGTVEYLYDSEGKYFFLELNPRLQVEHPCTEMVADVNLPACQLQIGMGIPLYRIKDIRLLYGENPWGSTVIDFDTPAQKPRPWGHVIAARITSENPDEGFKPSSGTVQELNFRSSKNVWGYFSVAASGGLHEFADSQFGHCFSWGENRQQARENLVIALKELSIRGDFRTTVEYLITLLETNSFLDNTIDTAWLDALIAERVQSDKPDIILGVVCGALHIADRKVTDAFASFKGSMEKGQIQAANTLTNVIDVELIAEGVRYKVQAAKSGPNTYFLVMNGSFKEVEVHRLSDGGMLLSLEGSSYTTYMKEEVDRYRIVIGNQTCVFEKENDPSLLRSPSAGKVISLLLEDGAHVSKGQAYAEIEVMKMVMTLKANEAGTVTFLRRPGAVLDAGTLIGHLELDDPSLVTKAQPYKNSWPIIENVQIPEKLNRIHSSYKTVLENTLAGYCLPDPYNAPRLREIIEKFMLSLRDPSLPLLELQEVIASISGRIPLSVEKKIRKLMQLYERNITSVLAQFPSQSIASVIDSHAATLQKRADRDVFFLTTQGIVQLVQRYRNGIRGRMKAAVHELLKQYYAVESQFQHGHYDKCVAAIREKHKDDMDVVVGTIFSHSQVAKKNLLVTLLIDHLWANEPGLTDELAATLGELTSLNRAEHSRVALRARQVLIASHQPAYELRHNQMESIFLSAVDMYGHDFHPENLQRLIQSETSIFDILHDFFYHSNRAVCNAALEVYVRRAYTSYELTCLQHLELSGEVPLVHFQFLLPTAHPNRYNSEGNDTDAIPDSFMRTGCMAAFDSFEHFNQYSDEILDLLEDYASPVFVNAKVLEAVEGTDSDRRMSTSINVSISDQVNRVMETENAAPRPSEAIHILSIAVRDMGDMDDHQMEQVFGSFCNQHREELLSRRVRRITFAALKKRQFPKFFTYRARDQFEEDRIYRHLEPACAFQLELNRMKTYDLEALPTANQKMHLYLGRAKVPKGQEVTDFRFFIRSIIRHSDLITKEASFEYLQNEGERVLLEAMDELEVAFSHPQAKRTDCNHIFLNFVPTVIMDPAKIEESVSKMVFRYGPRLWKLRVLQAELKMVIRQTPQSPTTSVRLCIANDSGYFLDIAMYTELTDPETHVIKFQAYGNRQGALHGLPISSPYMTKDFLQQKRFQAQSNGTTYVYDIPDMFRQMTERLWKEFSKARPTEDIRIPEKILLECNELVLNGDNLEEIQRLPGENNVGMVAWRIVLATPEFAKGREIIVIANDLTYLIGSFGPQEDLLFFKASELSRQRKCPRIYISVNSGARIGLAEEVKSLFKVAWEDPEEPEKGFKYLYLTTEDYSKIANSNSVRAILIEDEGEPRYKITDIIGKTDGLGVENLRYAGMIAGETSRAYEDVVTISMVTCRTIGIGSYLVRLGQRVIQIDNSHIILTGFAALNKLLGRKVYASNNQLGGIQIMHNNGVTHKTEALDQDGVYTILHWLSYIPNARGGILPIVSPSDPIDRMIDFTPTKAPYDPRWMLAGRYNPSNPSDWETGFFDRGTFSEIMEPWAQTVVTGRAKLGGIPVGVIAVETRTVEVTIPADPANLDSEAKTFQQAGQVWFPDSSFKTAQAIKDFGREELPLIILANWRGFSGGQKDMYEQIVKFGAYIVDGLREYKQPVIVYLPPNAELRGGAWAVLDPTINPRYMETYADPESRAGVLEPEGIVEVKYKEKDIVKTIHRLDAAAVDLKNQLAAAGENKELIAELENKIKTRTNALLQNYHPVAVHFADLHDTPERMLEKGCISEIVPWRNSRSWIYWRLRRLLLEEHFIKQIFEAQDDLSVGQAKSMLRRWFVEDKGATEAYLWETNESAVEWLENQKRSDSTVSRNIYSVKQSAIISRIRQSLNDFPEATLDAVVGLCEKLSPAQRGEVVKTLAQLTDNDHTSLG; translated from the exons GTGATACTACTGCTGCGGACGGCTGTGACACGGAACCACCCATCGGGGCCCCAGTATTGACGAACGGGAACGCTACAGCGGAAGATCAACCGTTGGTCGCAAACGTTGGTGCGACAGTGGATCAACTCACCCAACATCTCAAGCAGGTGTCCTTGACCAATGCCAACTTTCTGTACGATCGTCCCCAACCACGTCGGCAGCAAAAGCAGAAGCGTTTGAATCGTCCACAGGACAGACCGTGCCTAATAAACGGTCAACAGGAGCAGAGTTCGGGAACTTCACCGGTCGACACCAACGATAACCATATCAAAATGGATGGCCCAAGCGAATCGGCAGCGGTACCGAACAGCGCAGAAAATAGCTCCGCCGGTAAGGAGCGAGCCAGTTTTATCGTTGGCGAAGAGGACAGTCAGCTGGACGACGAGCTCGAGGCAAACGATGCATTCCCACAGACGATGGAGAATGGGGGCCTGCGTAGCTGCTCGTCGTACGAGATGAACCTGACCGAAAAACGGCGCCGTTTGAG gCCTAGTATGTCCCATGGCACCGGATTGGGACTGCAGCGTGGCCAGGAACGTGACTTTGTTCTGTCAACTACGGAGGAGtttgtgaagaaattcaaCGGTACGCGGGTCATTAACAAG GTACTCATCGCAAACAATGGTATCGCGGCGGTCAAGTGCATGCGATCAATCCGTCGCTGGTCGTACGAGATGTTTAAGAATGAGCGTGCGGTCCGTTTTGTCGTGATGGTAACGCCGGAAGATCTGAAGGCAAACGCGGAGTACATAAAGATGGCAGACCATTACGTGCCCGTGCCGGGCGgctcgaacaacaacaactacgCAAACGTGGAACTGATCGTGGACATTGCACTGCGGACACAGGTGCAGGCGGTGTGGGCTGGTTGGGGTCACGCTTCCGAGAATCCCAAACTGCCGGAGCTGCTGCACAAGAAGAGTCTGGTGTTTCTTGGCCCGCCGGAACGTGCCATGTGGGCACTCGGGGACAAGGTCGCATCCTCGATCGTAGCGCAAACGGCCGAAATCCCTACGCTGCCGTGGTCGGGCTCAGAATTGAAAGCCCAGTACAGTGGAAAGAAGATAAAAATTTCCAGCGAACTGTTTGCACGTGGTTGCGTGACCACATCCGACCAGGGACTGATCGCGGCAGGCAAAATCGGTTTCCCGGTAATGATCAAAGCTTCcgaaggtggtggtggcaagGGCATTCGGCGTGTGGACAGTCCGGATGAGTTTCCGGCCTTGTTCCGGCAGGTACAGGCGGAAGTGCCCGGTTCTCCGATTTTTGTGATGAAGCTGGCACGcggtgcccgccatcttgaggTGCAACTGCTGGCCGATCAGTACGGCAATGCGATCAGTTTGTTCGGACGTGATTGTTCCATTCAGCGGCGGCATCAGAAGATCATCGAAGAGGCACCGGCCGTCATTGCCGATCCGGCCGTATTTGAGGAGATGGAGAAAGCGGCCGTACGGTTGGCGAAAATGGTCGGTTACGTGAGCGCCGGTACGGTGGAGTATCTGTACGACTCGGAGGGCAAATATTTCTTCCTCGAGCTGAATCCTCGTTTGCAGGTGGAGCATCCGTGTACGGAGATGGTGGCTGATGTGAATTTGCCCGCCTGCCAGCTGCAGATCGGCATGGGTATTCCGCTGTACCGCATCAAAGACATCCGACTGCTGTACGGTGAAAATCCGTGGGGCAGTACGGTGATAGACTTCGACACCCCGGCTCAAAAGCCACGCCCTTGGGGCCATGTCATCGCGGCACGTATCACATCGGAGAATCCGGACGAAGGCTTCAAGCCAAGCTCTGGCACGGTGCAGGAGTTAAACTTCCGCTCGAGTAAAAACGTGTGGGGATACTTCAGTGTTGCAGCGTCGGGCGGTTTGCACGAGTTTGCCGACTCGCAGTTTGGACATTGTTTTTCCTGGGGTGAAAATCGTCAGCAGGCTCGCGAAAATCTCGTCATTGCGCTGAAGGAACTCTCAATTCGAGGTGACTTCCGGACAACGGTAGAGTACCTGATCACGCTGCTAGAAACGAACAGTTTCTTGGACAACACTATCGACACCGCCTGGCTGGACGCACTCATCGCCGAACGTGTCCAATCGGACAAGCCGGACATTATACTCGGCGTGGTGTGCGGTGCACTGCACATTGCCGACCGGAAGGTGACCGATGCGTTTGCGAGTTTCAAAGGCTCGATGGAGAAAGGTCAGATTCAAGCGGCGAACACGCTTACGAATGTGATCGACGTGGAGCTGATTGCGGAGGGCGTCCGCTACAAGGTTCAGGCCGCTAAGAGTGGTCCGAACACATACTTCCTCGTTATGAACGGGTCCTTTAAGGAGGTGGAGGTACATCGACTGTCGGACGGTGGTATGTTACTGTCGCTCGAAGGTTCCAGCTATACGACCTACATGAAGGAAGAAGTCGATCGCTATCGTATCGTTATCGGTAATCAGACCTGCGTGTTCGAGAAGGAAAACGATCCATCATTGCTACGATCGCCTTCGGCGGGCAAAGTCATCAGTCTGTTGTTAGAGGACGGTGCACACGTTTCGAAGGGTCAAGCCTATGCGGAAATTGAGGTCATGAAGATGGTCATGACATTGAAGGCGAACGAGGCGGGCACGGTGACGTTTTTGCGCCGTCCGGGTGCCGTGCTCGATGCAGGCACCTTAATTGGACACCTCGAGCTGGACGATCCGTCGCTGGTCACGAAAGCGCAACCGTACAAAAATTCCTGGCCCATCATCGAAAATGTGCAGATACCGGAAAAGCTCAACCGTATTCATTCCAGCTACAAGACAGTGCTGGAAAACACCCTGGCCGGTTACTGCCTACCGGATCCGTACAATGCGCCCCGACTGCGGGAAATTATCGAAAAGTTCATGCTAAGTTTGCGCGATCCTTCACTGCCATTGCTGGAGCTGCAGGAGGTGATTGCCTCCATCTCGGGTCGCATTCCTCTGTCGGTGGAAAAGAAGATCCGCAAGCTGATGCAGCTGTACGAGCGTAATATTACCAGCGTGCTGGCACAGTTTCCCTCACAAAGTATCGCGAGTGTCATCGATAGTCATGCGGCGACGCTGCAGAAACGTGCCGATCGTGATGTGTTCTTCCTGACCACCCAGGGCATCGTGCAGTTGGTGCAGCGCTACCGTAACGGCATCCGTGGTCGCATGAAGGCAGCGGTACATGAGCTACTCAAGCAATACTATGCCGTCGAATCGCAGTTCCAGCATGGCCACTATGACAAGTGCGTTGCGGCTATTCGTGAAAAGCATAAGGACGATATGGATGTGGTGGTGGGCACGATCTTTTCCCACAGTCAAGTGGCGAAGAAGAACCTGCTGGTGACGTTACTGATTGACCATTTGTGGGCGAACGAACCGGGTCTCACAGATGAGCTGGCGGCAACGCTTGGTGAGCTGACATCGTTAAACCGGGCGGAACATTCGCGAGTGGCGCTTCGTGCCCGACAGGTGTTGATTGCTTCGCACCAGCCGGCGTACGAGTTGCGTCACAATCAGATGGAGTCCATTTTCCTGTCGGCAGTCGACATGTACGGACACGATTTCCACCCGGAAAATTTGCAACGATTGATCCAGTCGGAGACGTCCATCTTTGATATTCTGCATGACTTCTTCTATCATTCGAATCGTGCTGTGTGCAATGCAGCACTGGAGGTATATGTGCGTCGTGCTTACACCTCTTATGAGCTGACCTGCCTGCAGCATCTGGAGCTATCCGGAGAGGTACCGCTGGTGCACTTCCAATTCTTGCTGCCCACAGCACATCCGAATCGATACAA ttCGGAAGGAAACGATACCGATGCTATTCCGGATTCATTCATGCGTACCGGTTGTATGGCAGCGTTTGATTCGTTCGAGCACTTCAATCAATATTCGGATGAAATTTTGGATCTGCTCGAGGACTACGCGTCGCCCGTGTTCGTCAACGCGAAAGTGCTAGAAGCCGTCGAGGGAACAGATTCAGACCGCAGAATGAGCACATCGATCAACGTATCGATCTCCGATCAGGTGAATCGTGTAATGGAGACCGAAAATGCAGCAC CCCGACCATCGGAAGCAATCCATATCTTGAGCATCGCTGTGCGAGACATGGGAGACATGGATGATCATCAGATGGAGCAAGTATTCGGCTCGTTTTGCAATCAACATCGCGAAGAGCTACTGAGCCGTCGCGTGAGACGAATTACCTTCGCTGCGTTGAAAAA ACGACAGTTCCCCAAATTTTTCACCTACCGTGCGCGGGACCAATTCGAGGAGGATCGCATTTATCGACACCTCGAGCCAGCCTGTGCCTTCCAACTAGAGCTGAATCGAATGAAAACGTACGATCTGGAAGCATTGCCAACGGCAAACCAAAAGATGCATCTCTATCTCGGACGGGCCAAGGTGCCGAAGGGTCAGGAAGTGACGGATTTCCGCTTTTTCATCCGTTCCATCATACGCCACTCGGATCTGATTACGAAGGAAGCCTCATTCGAATATCTGCAGAATGAAGGCGAACGCGTACTGTTAGAAGCGATGGACGAGTTAGAAGTGGCGTTTTCACACCCGCAGGCCAAGCGCACCGATTGTAACCACATCTTCCTCAACTTTGTACCGACCGTCATCATGGATCCGGCTAAAATTGAAGAATCCGTCTCGAAGATGGTGTTCCGATACGGACCGCGGCTGTGGAAGCTGCGTGTGTTGCAGGCGGAGCTAAAGATGGTAATTCGCCAAACGCCCCAGTCGCCAACCACCTCGGTGCGGCTCTGTATTGCGAATGATTCGGGCTATTTCCTCGACATCGCCATGTACACGGAGTTGACTGATCCGGAAACGCACGTCATCAAATTCCAAGCCTATGGAAACCGGCAGGGCGCACTCCACGGACTGCCGATATCGTCTCCGTATATGACCAAAGATTTCCTGCAACAGAAGCGCTTCCAGGCGCAATCGAATGGAACAACGTACGTGTACGACATACCGGACATGTTCCGGCAGATGACGGAGCGACTGTGGAAGGAGTTTTCCAAAGCGAGACCCACAGAGGACATTCGTATCCCGGAGAAGATTCTACTGGAATGCAACGAGCTAGTGCTGAACGGTGATAATCTGGAGGAGATCCAACGCCTGCCAGGCGAGAACAATGTCGGTATGGTGGCATGGCGCATCGTGCTTGCCACGCCCGAGTTTGCCAAAGGTCGTGAGATTATTGTGATTGCCAACGATCTGACCTACCTGATCGGTTCGTTCGGACCGCAGGAGGATCTGTTGTTCTTCAAGGCCTCGGAACTGTCGCGACAGCGCAAATGTCCGCGCATCTACATCTCGGTCAACAGCGGCGCACGTATCGGGCTGGCGGAGGAAGTGAAATCACTGTTCAAGGTCGCTTGGGAAGATCCCGAGGAGCCGGAGAAGGGCTTCAAGTACCTGTACCTCACGACGGAAGATTACAGCAAAATAGCGAACAGCAATTCTGTGCGTGCGATACTGATCGAGGACGAGGGAGAACCACGGTACAAGATTACCGACATTATTGGCAAAACGGATGGGCTCGGTGTAGAGAACCTGCGGTACGCGGGCATGATCGCCGGTGAAACGTCGCGTGCGTACGAAGATGTCGTCACTATTTCGATGGTCACATGTCGCACGATCGGCATTGGATCGTATCTGGTTCGGTTGGGTCAACGTGTCATACAGATCGACAATTCGCACATTATTCTCACTGGCTTTGCTGCGCTGAATAAGCTGCTGGGGCGTAAAGTGTACGCCTCCAACAATCAGCTCGGTGGAATTCAGATTATGCACAACAACGGTGTGACACACAAGACGGAAGCGCTCGATCAGGATGGTGTGTACACGATTCTGCACTGGTTGTCCTACATTCCGAATGCACGCGGCGGCATTTTGCCGATCGTGTCGCCTAGCGATCCGATCGATCGCATGATCGACTTTACACCCACCAAAGCTCCGTACGATCCGCGCTGGATGCTGGCTGGTCGTTACAATCCATCCAATCCATCCGACTGGGAGACGGGTTTCTTCGATCGGGGCACGTTTTCGGAAATCATGGAACCATGGGCACAGACGGTCGTGACCGGGCGTGCCAAGCTGGGTGGTATTCCGGTGGGCGTAATTGCGGTTGAGACGCGAACCGTCGAGGTGACCATACCGGCCGATCCGGCCAATCTGGATTCGGAAGCCAAAACGTTCCAGCAGGCCGGTCAGGTTTGGTTCCCAGATTCGTCCTTCAAGACGGCACAAGCGATAAAGGACTTTGGGCGTGAGGAACTGCCACTCATTATCCTTGCCAACTGGCGTGGTTTCTCTGGTGGACAGAAGG ACATGTACGAACAAATTGTAAAGTTCGGTGCCTACATTGTCGATGGATTGCGAGAGTACAAGCAGCCAGTTATCGTTTACCTCCCACCGAATGCCGAACTACGTGGTGGTGCATGGGCGGTGCTGGATCCTACCATCAATCCACGCTACATGGAAACGTATGCCGATCCGGAGTCGCGCGCCGGTGTACTAGAACCGGAGGGTATCGTGGAGGTGAAATACAAAGAGAAGGACATCGTGAAAACAATTCACCGTCTTGATGCGGCTGCGGTGGAT CTTAAAAACCAATTGGCAGCGGCGGGCGAGAACAAGGAGCTGATTGCAGagctggaaaacaaaattaaaacacgaaCGAATGCGCTGCTGCAAAACTATCACCCGGTGGCGGTACATTTTGCGGACCTGCACGACACACCCGAACGAATGCTGGAAAAGGGTTGCATTAGTGAAATTGTTCCGTGGCGTAATTCGCGCAGTTGGATCTACTGGCGGCTGCGGCGTTTGCTGCTAGAAGAACATTTCATCAAACAGATTTTCGAGGCACAGGATGACCTGTCGGTCGGTCAGGCAAAATCCATGCTGCGCAGATGGTTCGTGGAGGATAAGGGAGCTACGGAG GCATACCTATGGGAGACTAACGAGTCGGCCGTTGAATGGTTAGAAAATCAGAAACGCTCCGATTCTACCGTTTCCCGCAACATCTACTCAGTGAAACAAAGCGCAATAATCTCACGGATTCGTCAGTCGTTAAAT GACTTCCCGGAGGCCACACTGGATGCGGTTGTTGGGCTCTGTGAGAAACTGTCGCCCGCACAGCGCGGTGAGGTGGTGAAAACGCTTGCCCAGCTTACCGACAATGATCACACAAGCCTCGGATGA